The following coding sequences are from one Arcobacter nitrofigilis DSM 7299 window:
- the aceF gene encoding dihydrolipoyllysine-residue acetyltransferase, with protein MSTIQDIYIPDLGADKDVDLIDIMVSVGDTVEVEDGLITLETEKASMDVPTTHAGVIKEILVKVGDKVNSGDLIARVEIQDEASSEEAEAAAPASKTEEKKGAPAASAPASSGPMDLKSAEAELQAISASGAQVSCQLIQDQTICSVIEEVHIPDLGADKDVDLIDVMVNVGDTVEAEHGLITLETEKASMDVPAPFAGEILELFVKVGDKVNSGDLIAKMVKTVVMESKVPTPVQAPVQEAPKQEKKAPATLQAAVATATVKEDTSVLSQKAKKVYASPSVRKIAREFGVDLGFVKGSAKKGRILKEDIKAYVKEQLNKPASASGSGLGFNLPELKEVDFSQFGEIETVELGRIQKISGPSLHRNWLAMPHVTQFDEADITELESFRKAQNAIADGFKLSPLVFVVKAVAKALAIHPKFNSSLSADGQSLIMKKYFHIAIAVDTPNGLMVPVIRDVDKKGFKEIAIEMAELSQRARDGKLKAADMQGASFTISSLGGIGGTKFTPIINAPEVAILGLSKSEMKPVWDGENFIPRLTLPLSLSYDHKVIDGADGARFTTTLSQLLSDIRLLSL; from the coding sequence ATGAGTACAATTCAAGATATTTATATTCCTGATTTAGGGGCTGACAAAGATGTTGATTTAATTGACATTATGGTTAGTGTTGGTGATACTGTTGAAGTTGAAGATGGTTTAATTACACTTGAGACTGAAAAAGCATCTATGGATGTTCCTACAACTCATGCAGGTGTTATAAAAGAAATACTTGTGAAAGTTGGAGATAAAGTAAATTCTGGTGATTTAATTGCAAGAGTTGAAATCCAAGATGAAGCAAGTAGTGAAGAAGCTGAAGCTGCAGCACCAGCTTCTAAAACTGAAGAGAAAAAAGGAGCACCAGCTGCTTCTGCTCCTGCTAGTTCTGGTCCAATGGATTTAAAATCAGCAGAAGCAGAACTTCAAGCAATTTCAGCTTCAGGTGCACAAGTTTCTTGTCAACTGATCCAAGATCAAACTATTTGTTCAGTAATTGAAGAAGTTCATATTCCTGATTTAGGTGCAGATAAAGATGTTGATTTAATTGATGTTATGGTTAATGTAGGTGATACAGTTGAAGCAGAACACGGTTTAATTACACTTGAAACTGAAAAAGCATCTATGGATGTACCTGCTCCATTTGCAGGTGAGATTTTAGAACTTTTTGTTAAAGTTGGAGATAAAGTAAACTCTGGTGATTTAATTGCTAAGATGGTAAAAACTGTAGTTATGGAAAGTAAAGTTCCAACACCAGTTCAAGCCCCTGTACAAGAAGCACCAAAACAAGAGAAAAAAGCACCTGCAACTTTACAAGCAGCAGTTGCAACAGCAACTGTTAAAGAAGATACAAGTGTATTATCTCAAAAAGCTAAAAAAGTTTATGCAAGTCCAAGTGTAAGAAAAATAGCAAGAGAATTTGGTGTTGATTTAGGTTTTGTAAAAGGAAGCGCTAAAAAAGGTAGAATTCTAAAAGAAGATATTAAAGCTTATGTAAAAGAGCAACTAAATAAACCAGCAAGTGCATCTGGAAGTGGATTAGGATTTAATTTACCAGAACTTAAAGAAGTAGATTTCTCACAATTTGGTGAAATTGAAACTGTTGAACTTGGTAGAATCCAAAAAATTTCAGGACCAAGCTTGCATAGAAATTGGTTAGCAATGCCTCACGTAACACAATTTGATGAAGCTGATATTACAGAATTAGAAAGCTTTAGAAAAGCACAAAATGCTATTGCAGATGGATTTAAACTTTCTCCTTTAGTATTTGTGGTTAAAGCTGTGGCAAAAGCCTTAGCTATTCATCCTAAATTTAATTCATCATTAAGTGCTGATGGTCAAAGCTTAATTATGAAAAAATATTTCCATATTGCTATTGCAGTTGATACTCCAAATGGTCTTATGGTTCCAGTTATTAGAGACGTTGATAAAAAAGGATTTAAAGAGATTGCTATTGAGATGGCTGAGCTTTCACAAAGAGCAAGAGATGGTAAACTAAAAGCTGCTGATATGCAAGGTGCTTCATTTACAATCTCTTCTTTAGGTGGAATTGGGGGAACTAAGTTTACTCCAATTATCAATGCTCCTGAAGTTGCAATCTTAGGATTATCAAAATCTGAAATGAAACCAGTATGGGATGGTGAAAATTTCATACCAAGATTAACTTTACCGTTATCTTTATCTTATGACCACAAAGTAATTGATGGTGCTGATGGTGCAAGATTTACAACTACATTGTCACAACTATTAAGTGATATTAGACTACTAAGTCTGTAA
- the aceE gene encoding pyruvate dehydrogenase (acetyl-transferring), homodimeric type, which yields MSVENLNDVLKDLDPQETQEWIDALEAVIEEEGSERAHFLLEKLIDKARRSGAYLPYNATTAYLNTIPVEQEPKMPGNLSLERKIRSIIRWNAQLMVLRGSKKDLELGGHIASFQSSATLYDVGFNHFFKAPNEKDGGDLIFFQGHISPGIYARSFLEGRLTQEQMDNFRQEVHGKGLPSYPHPRLMPTYWQFPTVSMGLGPIQAIYQARFLKYLTDRGIKDCSNQKIYCFMGDGECDEPESLGAIGLAGREGLENLIFVINCNLQRLDGPVRGNGKIIQELEGEFRGAGWEVLKVIWGSKWDELLAKDTSGKLLELMEETVDGEYQNFKQKGGAYTREKFFNKYPETAKLVENMSDDEIWMLNRGGHDPVKVYAAYKKANETKGRPSVILAKTVKGYGMGEAAEGKNIAHGVKKVDLKSLRQFRDRFDIPVTDEEIEKLPYYLPAEDSEEMKYIKEKRAALGGFVPQRREAFTEKLVIPELSAFDAILQGSGDREISTTMAFVRVLNTLVKDKQIGKRIVPIVPDEARTFGMEGMFRQLGIYAAEGQKYIPQDKDQVAYYKEDKKGQVLQEGINELGSMGSWIAAATSYSINDCPMIPFYIFYSMFGFQRTGDMCWAAGDQKAKGFLIGGTSGRTTLNGEGLQHEDGHSHIIANTIPNCVTYDPTFGYEVAVIVQDGVRRMYGESQEDVFYYITTLNENYHQPAMPKGAEEGIKKGIYKLETVKAKNNYKVNLLGSGSILQQVRAAAKVLADDYGIASDIYSVTSYNELTRDAQDVERSNMLDINGKDKVPYVTQVLGDDEESIFISATDYMKSYSEQISPYLKGSFKALGTDGFGRSDSRANLRSFFEVDSDFIVFTTLSQLVKNGKLKKSILADAMKKHNINPDKINPLKA from the coding sequence ATGTCAGTTGAAAACTTAAACGATGTCTTGAAAGATCTTGATCCGCAAGAAACACAAGAATGGATTGATGCTTTAGAAGCAGTTATTGAAGAAGAAGGAAGCGAAAGAGCTCATTTTCTTTTGGAAAAACTTATTGATAAAGCAAGAAGAAGTGGAGCATATTTACCATATAATGCTACTACTGCTTATTTGAATACTATTCCAGTAGAACAAGAACCTAAAATGCCAGGTAATTTATCACTAGAGAGAAAAATAAGATCTATCATTAGATGGAATGCACAACTTATGGTTTTAAGAGGTTCTAAAAAAGATTTAGAATTAGGTGGACATATCGCATCTTTTCAATCTTCTGCAACACTATATGATGTTGGATTTAACCACTTTTTTAAAGCACCAAATGAAAAAGATGGTGGAGATTTAATATTTTTCCAAGGACATATCTCTCCAGGTATTTATGCAAGAAGTTTTCTAGAAGGAAGACTTACTCAAGAGCAAATGGATAACTTCAGACAAGAAGTTCACGGAAAAGGTTTACCTTCATACCCTCATCCAAGACTTATGCCAACATATTGGCAGTTTCCAACTGTATCTATGGGATTAGGACCTATTCAAGCTATTTATCAAGCAAGATTTTTAAAATACTTAACTGATAGAGGAATCAAAGATTGTTCTAATCAAAAGATTTATTGTTTCATGGGTGATGGTGAGTGTGACGAACCAGAATCATTAGGAGCAATTGGATTAGCTGGAAGAGAAGGATTAGAAAACTTAATCTTCGTTATTAACTGTAACTTACAAAGACTTGATGGACCTGTTAGAGGAAATGGAAAAATTATCCAAGAACTTGAAGGTGAATTTAGAGGTGCTGGATGGGAAGTACTTAAAGTTATCTGGGGAAGCAAATGGGATGAACTATTAGCTAAAGATACATCTGGAAAACTATTAGAACTTATGGAAGAGACTGTTGATGGTGAGTACCAAAACTTTAAACAAAAAGGTGGAGCTTACACAAGAGAAAAATTCTTCAACAAATACCCTGAAACTGCAAAACTTGTAGAAAATATGAGTGATGATGAAATTTGGATGTTAAACAGAGGTGGACACGATCCAGTTAAAGTTTATGCAGCATACAAAAAAGCAAATGAAACTAAAGGTAGACCATCTGTTATCTTAGCTAAGACTGTAAAAGGTTACGGTATGGGTGAAGCTGCTGAAGGTAAAAATATTGCCCATGGTGTTAAAAAAGTAGATTTAAAATCTTTAAGACAATTTAGAGATAGATTTGATATTCCTGTAACTGATGAAGAAATTGAAAAATTACCTTATTATTTACCAGCTGAAGATTCAGAAGAGATGAAATACATCAAAGAAAAAAGAGCTGCACTTGGTGGATTTGTTCCTCAAAGAAGAGAAGCCTTTACTGAAAAACTTGTTATTCCAGAATTAAGCGCTTTTGATGCTATTTTACAAGGAAGTGGTGATAGAGAGATTTCTACTACTATGGCATTTGTAAGAGTTTTAAATACACTTGTTAAAGATAAACAAATCGGAAAAAGAATTGTTCCTATCGTTCCTGATGAAGCTAGAACATTCGGTATGGAAGGTATGTTTAGACAACTTGGTATTTATGCAGCTGAAGGTCAAAAATATATCCCACAAGATAAAGATCAAGTGGCATACTATAAAGAAGATAAAAAAGGTCAAGTATTACAAGAAGGTATTAATGAATTAGGTTCAATGGGTTCTTGGATAGCAGCAGCTACTTCATACTCAATCAATGATTGTCCTATGATTCCATTTTATATTTTCTACTCAATGTTTGGATTCCAAAGAACAGGTGATATGTGTTGGGCAGCGGGAGATCAAAAAGCAAAAGGTTTCTTAATAGGTGGAACATCTGGTAGAACTACACTTAATGGTGAAGGTTTACAACATGAAGATGGACATTCTCACATTATTGCTAATACTATTCCAAATTGTGTTACTTATGACCCAACATTTGGTTATGAAGTTGCAGTTATTGTTCAAGATGGTGTTAGAAGAATGTATGGTGAATCACAAGAAGATGTATTCTACTATATTACAACATTAAATGAAAACTACCACCAACCAGCAATGCCAAAAGGTGCTGAAGAAGGTATCAAAAAAGGTATTTATAAATTAGAGACTGTAAAAGCTAAAAATAACTATAAAGTTAATTTATTAGGTTCAGGTTCAATTTTACAACAAGTTAGAGCTGCTGCTAAAGTATTGGCAGATGATTATGGAATTGCAAGTGATATTTACTCGGTTACTTCTTACAACGAATTAACAAGAGATGCACAAGACGTGGAAAGATCAAATATGTTAGATATCAATGGAAAAGATAAAGTTCCATATGTGACTCAAGTATTAGGTGATGACGAAGAATCAATATTTATATCAGCAACTGATTATATGAAATCATATTCTGAGCAAATCAGCCCTTATTTAAAAGGTAGCTTCAAAGCTTTAGGAACTGATGGATTTGGTAGAAGTGATAGTAGAGCTAACTTAAGAAGCTTCTTTGAAGTTGATTCTGACTTTATTGTATTTACTACTTTATCACAACTTGTTAAAAATGGTAAGTTGAAAAAATCTATTTTAGCTGATGCTATGAAAAAACATAACATCAACCCAGATAAAATCAACCCACTAAAAGCATAA